From a single Brassica napus cultivar Da-Ae chromosome C9, Da-Ae, whole genome shotgun sequence genomic region:
- the LOC111213273 gene encoding uncharacterized protein LOC111213273: MLLACYERPHCYEIPKVSLSLSLSLSLSGFSNFICDLAFYFRLIQSSIWFSFFNSPSRFQLPKHHSRTSCSRDDASSDPRDIESVKKKLYLAWKPSSASSFLLVRPAVETVFENLLLQLLLAKKIPSIRKFHLAEGLNVDGVLESWGKIKPVSWKLGMKKLEMIGLKRT, translated from the exons ATGCTCCTTGCCTGCTATGAACGGCCTCACTGCTATGAAATCCcaaaagtctctctctctctctctctctctctctctctctctggtttcTCCAACTTCATTTGTGATCTTGCTTTTTATTTTCGTTTGATCCAGAGCTCGATTTGGTTTTCATTCTTTAATTCTCCATCTAGATTTCAGTTACCGAAACACCATAGCAG AACAAGTTGTAGCAGGGACGATGCATCATCTGACCCTAGAGATATTGAGTCTGTGAAGAAGAAGCTTTACCTAGCTTGGAAGCCATCATCTG CTTCAAGCTTTCTCTTG GTCAGGCCTGCGGTGGAGACTGTCTTTGAAAACCTTCTACTTCAGCTACTGTTAGCGAAGAAGATACCATCTATTCGAAAATTCCAT CTTGCAGAGGGATTGAATGTTGATGGAGTATTGGAGAGCTGGGGAAAGATTAAGCCGGTATCATGGAAgcttgggatgaagaagttagagATGATTGGACTAAAAAGGACTTGA
- the LOC111213274 gene encoding uncharacterized protein LOC111213274, with translation MLMVQFRREFSFCDSLYLWEMMWALEYDPDLFHVYEAHQCGSEKVEVSNGKPKSMSQCGKYERQNMRNGGKSTEGPLPISVFLVASVLKDKSSKLMTEARGLDDVVKILNDMSGNLDAKKTCSGAIKIHKKYLRKAKK, from the exons ATGCTAATGGTTCAGTTCAGAAGAGAATTCTCGTTTTGTGACTCTTTGTACCTTTGGGAG ATGATGTGGGCTCTTGAGTACGACCCAGATCTCTTTCACGTATACGAGGCGCATCAATGCGGGAGTGAGAAAGTCGAAGTGTCCAACGGTAAACCAAAGTCGATGAGCCAATGTGGAAAGTACGAGAGGCAGAACATGAGGAATGGTGGAAAAAGCACGGAAGGTCCTTTGCCTATATCTGTTTTCTTAGTGGCCAGTGTCTTGAAAGACAAGAGTTCTAAGCTCATGACTGAAGCTCGTGGACTTGATGACGTTGTTAAG ATACTTAACGACATGAGTGGAAACTTGGATGCCAAGAAAACATGTTCTGGAGCAATAAAGATTCACAAGAAATATCTGAGAAAG GCTAAGAAATAG
- the LOC111212675 gene encoding uncharacterized protein LOC111212675: protein MNSNRKSTSEKPKGVETDSSPGPIKLIGTPYVSLDHSISNPHSKQAKGEASVTSGLTKLSGKTSVSSGILIGVPKSRNPNGMKTGVSSGVRGKAVVSSGAKGKAIVSTEVVAFKGVKYGAPDGELRFRLIHFWEVRNVVTKVLLGLEMLLIDQEEAVVQGFIPAGRIDTYLPHIRAGGIYRLNSFFGSNNKTLYRVTDPSFTITFSSTYVLSDLEDSSACFPEDRFRFHGYEEFDAACDFRGDLYDYVGHIKLVNRQVLSDTLVLDDAEIASSRRVLLHVQTHDDPVMKLYLWDKAASNFSERFKASGGTARVILVTTLNPKRLGGALALSSMTPSRVFLDTDVQATRDYLTWMNTDLDVANRVDADIVTKTETVTIVAWFECIATIGDVAHGSSWYYIGCGGCHTKATKGPTSLMCKKCGKPEIAGVAQYLAKIFVYDNDDQASFLLLGGAGYELSGKKASELVEDYFEANEDVGDDHLVPVPQALIDTIGQTRKFVVKVSNHNLTGQTQALTVTKVLTPEVPEVEANLEGNVAVPDAQETLDKEVAGDGPSTFFVSVKRVAGQADAEDPKRAGNG from the exons ATGAATTCCAACAGAAAATCCACCTCAGAGAAACCAAAAGGCGTTGAGACTGACTCCTCTCCCGGACCGATCAAGCTCATCGGAACACCCTATGTCTCTCTCGACCACTCGATCAGCAATCCCCACTCGAAGCAAGCCAAAGGCGAAGCGTCGGTCACCTCCGGTTTGACCAAACTCAGCGGCAAGACCTCTGTCTCTTCTGGTATCTTGATCGGCGTACCTAAATCGAGAAACCCCAATG GTATGAAGACTGGTGTCTCTTCAGGTGTTAGAGGCAAAGCCGTTGTCTCCTCTGGCGCCAAGGGAAAAGCCATTGTCTCGACCGAAGTTGTGGCTTTCAAAGGTGTGAAATACGGAGCTCCTGACGGCGAGCTGAGGTTTCGGTTGATCCATTTCTGGGAAGTCCGAAATGTTGTGACAAAAGTGCTTCTAGGTCTCGAGATGCTTCTCATCGACCAAGAG GAGGCTGTCGTTCAGGGTTTCATCCCAGCTGGGAGGATAGACACTTATTTGCCACACATAAGAGCTGGTGGCATTTACAGACTCAACAGTTTTTTTGGGTCTAACAACAAGACTTTGTATCGTGTTACGGATCCAAGTTTCACCATCACATTCTCATCGACTTATGTCCTCTCTGATCTAGAGGACAGTTCGGCATGTTTCCCTGAGGATCGTTTCCGGTTCCATGGATATGAGGAGTTCGATGCTGCCTGCGACTTCAGAGGGGATCTTTATG ATTATGTTGGCCATATCAAGCTTGTGAATAGGCAGGTTCTCAGTGACACTCTCGTACTAGATGATGCCGAAATAGCTTCTTCGCGCCGAGTTCTGCTTCATGTTCAAACACATGA CGATCCGGTGATGAAGTTGTACCTATGGGACAAGGCTGCCTCCAATTTCAGTGAGAGATTCAAAGCATCTGGAGGAACTGCACGTGTTATTTTAGTCACTACCTTGAACCCAAAGCGACTTGGAG GTGCTCTAGCTCTCTCCTCCATGACGCCATCACGTGTGTTTTTGGACACTGATGTCCAAGCAACCCGAGATTATCTCACTTG GATGAACACGGATCTAGATGTTGCTAACAGAGTTGACGCAGACATTGTCACAAAGACTGAGACAGTGACCATAG TTGCTTGGTTTGAATGCATAGCAACCATTGGAGATGTTGCGCACGGCTCATCATGGTATTACATAGGCTGTGGTGGGTGCCACACTAAGGCAACCAAAGGGCCTACCAGCCTTATGTGTAAGAAATGTGGAAAACCCGAAATTGCTGGTGTTGCACA GTACTTGGCGAAGATCTTCGTGTATGATAATGATGATCAAGCGTCTTTTCTGCTCCTTGGTGGTGCTGGATATGAGTTATCTGGAAAGAAAGCTTCTGAATTGGTTGAGGATTATTTCGAG GCCAATGAGGATGTAGGGGATGATCACTTGGTTCCGGTACCTCAAGCTCTTATCGATACCATAGGACAGACCCGCAAATTCGTTGTGAAGGTGTCAAATCACAATTTGACTGGCCAGACCCAAGCTTTGACTGTGACAAAGGTGCTCACTCCAGAAGTTCCAGAAGTTGAAGCCAATTTGGAAGGAAATGTGGCTGTACCAGACGCACAGGAAACTTTGGACAAGGAAGTTGCTGGTGATGGTCCTTCCACATTctttgtgagtgtgaagagggttGCTGGTCAGGCTGACGCAGAGGATCCCAAGCGAGCAGGAAATGGCTAG